The proteins below are encoded in one region of Ostrea edulis chromosome 3, xbOstEdul1.1, whole genome shotgun sequence:
- the LOC125672975 gene encoding BLOC-1-related complex subunit 5-like, with protein sequence MGADQSTQQLPAGAPGSSLRSQRDEDIPYTSFAISKPIDSNSPRLSPRTVQSSTMKSRPPNPKDREPKESGPPKHDIVVVTDGNVIEKDPDPELTKMNTIPVFYPIMRGSLNIPTSSRDLDLLDKMGHEQLLFLCVRYQEHLKQLAESVAFDQNALCVRIKEIDCAIQLLLGVMQDKQKKYHKHADQFQRISETLSILNRVKDNMQSLVPKMEHLNEMLPADRRLEPLNLKSQLLERDCDEELGNQ encoded by the exons ATGGGGGCAGACCAGAGCACACAGCAGCTACCTGCAGGGGCCCCGGGGAGCTCCCTCCGATCGCAGAGGGACGAGGACATCCCATATACATCTTTTGCCATCAGCAAACCCATAGACTCTA ATTCTCCAAGACTCTCCCCACGGACTGTCCAATCATCCACCATGAAATCCCGACCCCCAAATCCGAAAGACAGAGAACCCAAGGAGTCAGGGCCACCGAAACATGACATTGTTGTTGTTACTGATGGCAACGTGATCGAGAAAGACCCTGACCCAGAACTAACAAAGATGAACACAATTCCTGTATTTTATCCCATCATGCGTGGTTCACTGAACATTCCAACCAGCTctcgtgaccttgaccttttagaTAAAATGGGTCACGAACAGTTGCTGTTTTTGTGTGTCAGATACCAGGAACATTTAAAACAATTGGCTGAGTCAGTGGCTTTTGACCAGAATGCATTGTGTGTTAGAATTAAAGAG ATTGACTGTGCAATACAACTGTTACTCGGCGTGATGCAGGACAAACAGAAGAAATATCACAAACACGCTGACCAGTTTCAGCGGATATCGGAGACTCTCTCCATTCTTAATCGGGTCAAGGACAACATGCAGAGTCTGGTCCCCAAGATGGAGCATCTGAACGAGATGTTGCCTGCAGACAGGCGACTGGAGCCGCTGAATCTGAAGAGCCAGTTATTAGAGAGGGATTGTGACGAAGAACTTGGGAACCAGTAA
- the LOC125672974 gene encoding alpha-ketoglutarate-dependent dioxygenase alkB homolog 3-like has product MSTPNSTKKRRARVQGGWAAPTNVRSDRDKPKAPVGPAWLGKNVDQPVQRKFVYEKPEEDNRAIPPEKTISKTGVYDISSEPSGVSRLRFFPIFIDPEEGNAIYDILYHELPWKQRTDVKKTGESFLQPRLTAWYGDHPYAYSGLTHQECPEWHPTLTMLKDRLEEVTGIHFNSMLANLYRDGHDSVAWHSDDELSLGPEPTIASLSFGDTRNFELRKKPPPEENGDYTYMEHIKVPLMHGSLLIMEGASQTDWQHRVPREYHDKGPRINLTFRIIYPQ; this is encoded by the exons ATGAGTACTCCGAACAGCACTAAAAAGCGTAGAGCGCGTGTCCAGGGCGGGTGGGCGGCGCCCACAAATGTGCGTTCTGATAGGGATAAGCCGAAAGCGCCAGTGGGACCGGCCTGGCTGGGGAAAAATGTCGATCAACCGGTACAACGAAAGTTTGTTTATGAAAAACCTGAAGAG GATAACAGGGCAATTCCTCCAGAAAAAACTATTAG TAAGACTGGAGTGTATGACATAAGCTCAGAGCCATCGGGAGTGTCAAG ACTGAGGTTTTTTCCTATCTTTATTGACCCTGAAGAAGGAAATGCAATTTACGATATTCTGTATCATgagttaccatggaaacaaagaaCGGATGTCAAAAAGACGGGGGAATCTTTCTTGCAGCCGAGACTGACTGCGTGGTATGGAGATCATCCGTATGCATACTCCGGTCTCACCCACCAGGAATGTCCAGAG TGGCACCCCACCCTGACCATGCTTAAGGATCGTCTGGAAGAAGTAACGGGAATCCACTTCAATTCAATGCTTGCAAACCTTTATCGTGATGGGCATGACTCTGTGGCCTGGCATTCAGATGATGAACTTTCTCTTGGACCAGAACCAACAATCGCATCGCTGTCTTTTGGAGATACGAGGAACTTTGAACTCAGAAAAAAACCTCCTCCT GAGGAGAATGGTGATTACACATACATGGAACATATAAAAGTTCCTCTGATGCATGGGTCACTTCTGATAATGGAGGGAGCCTCACAGACAGATTGGCAG CATCGAGTACCGCGTGAATACCATGATAAAGGTCCCAGAatcaacttgacatttagaatTATATATCCCCAGTAG